The Pseudomonas sp. R4-35-07 nucleotide sequence TGGCACGCCCGGGCTTCATTACGGCGTCGATTCTCGGCTTCGCCCACACCGTCGGCGAGTTCGGCGTGGTGCTGATGATCGGCGGCAATATCCCGGACAAGACCCGGGTGGTTTCGGTGCAGATCTACGACCACGTCGAAGCCATGGAATATGCCCAGGCCCATTGGCTGGCCGGCGCGATGGTGGTGTTCGCATTCCTCGTGCTGCTGGCGCTCTACTCCAGCCGTAAAACCAACATGGGCTGGAGTTGAGCGCGATGATTGAAGTACGTCTGCACTTGAAATACTCCGGCTTCGCACTGGACGTGGAGCTGCAACTTCCCGGCCGTGGCGTGACCGCCCTCTACGGCCCATCGGGCTCCGGCAAAACCACCTGCCTGCGCTGTATCGCTGGCTTGGAGCGCGCCGAAGACGGATTTGTGCAGATCAACGATGAAGTCTGGCAAGACAGCCGTAACGGGCGGTTCGTGGCGCCGCATAAACGCGCCTTGGGTTATGTCTTCCAGGAGGCGAGCCTGTTCCCTCATCTGTCGGTGCTGGCCAACCTGGCGTTCGGCCTCAAGCGCATCCCGCGTTTGCAGCGGCGTGTGGAGATGGCCCACGCCACTGAGTTACTGGGCATCGCGCACCTGCTTGAGCGCAATCCGCAGCATCTGTCCGGCGGTGAGCGCCAGCGCGTCGGCATCGCACGCGCGTTGCTCACCAGCCCCCGATTGCTGCTGATGGATGAACCCCTGGCGGCCCTCGACAGCCAGCGCAAAAATGAAATCCTGCCCTATCTCGAACGCCTGCACGACGAGCTGGATATCCCGGTGCTGTACGTCAGCCATGCCCAGGACGAAGTGGCGCGGCTGGCCGACCACCTTGTCCTGCTCGGCGACGGCAAGGTCCTGGCCAGCGGGCCCATCGGCGAAACCCTGGCGCGGCTCGATCTGCCCCTGGCACGAGGCGACGATGCCGGTGTGGTGGTCACGGGCAGCGTGATCGCCTACGACGATCACTATCAGTTGCTCACCCTGCAATTGCCCGATTGCCCGCTGCAGATACGCGTGGCCCACACGCCGATGGCCGTGGGCAAACAGCTGCGGGTAAAAATTCAGGCGCGGGACGTCAGCCTCAGCCACCAGGCGCAGGAACACAGCAGCATCCTCAATCGCCTGCCGGTGACGGTCATCCAGGACGTTGCCGCGGATAACAGCGCCCATGTACTGGTGCGCCTGGATGCCGGTGGCACGCCGTTGCTGGCGCGCATCACGCGGTTCTCGCGGGACCAACTGCAAGTGCAGCCGGGCCAGGCGCTGTGGGCGCAAATCAAGGCGGTGGCGGTGCTGGCCTAAACCATTTGGCACGACCGCAGGGCGACGCGGTCAATCAGACATACCGGCCTGATCCATTGCCAAGGAACCTGCACCATGCCCGACTCTTCGCCGCCCGTCGCTCTGCCCCGCGACCTGCATTACGTTGACGACACCCAACCCGGCATCCGCCGCAAAAAAATGCGCGGTAAGTTCCAATATTTCG carries:
- the modC gene encoding molybdenum ABC transporter ATP-binding protein, which gives rise to MIEVRLHLKYSGFALDVELQLPGRGVTALYGPSGSGKTTCLRCIAGLERAEDGFVQINDEVWQDSRNGRFVAPHKRALGYVFQEASLFPHLSVLANLAFGLKRIPRLQRRVEMAHATELLGIAHLLERNPQHLSGGERQRVGIARALLTSPRLLLMDEPLAALDSQRKNEILPYLERLHDELDIPVLYVSHAQDEVARLADHLVLLGDGKVLASGPIGETLARLDLPLARGDDAGVVVTGSVIAYDDHYQLLTLQLPDCPLQIRVAHTPMAVGKQLRVKIQARDVSLSHQAQEHSSILNRLPVTVIQDVAADNSAHVLVRLDAGGTPLLARITRFSRDQLQVQPGQALWAQIKAVAVLA